A single genomic interval of Aureliella helgolandensis harbors:
- a CDS encoding cation:proton antiporter domain-containing protein, translating into MPDALPFELHSAVAFGLLLLAALLGGIVADLLRVPKVTAYLLAGVLVGPSIAHWITTDQLHHFAPLTKLAMALVLLELGYQFPLAHLRPILRHALWLSLGELVTTFVLVTSAVLLFDGGWAMAVLLGALALATAPATTVLVFKESNSEGPVTELAGVLVAFNNIAAIIGFEVLFITAQMMSGDFEGPALPVFGRLLADLGGATLMGLLAGLTISYGSGLLNRRRWLVMILAVAILLLGLCETWHLPYMLTFLVAGMVIVNTSESTGPLLLEQEKIAGLLVVVFFTVHGAELDLAAFLSAGLLGVVYIVARSAGKIFGLRWAAHLRGEAATVRRYLGSCMLAQAGAAIALALVAAERWPAVGTQIQVIILGSVVFFEIVGPICIRWAVLKAGEVPLAQAISHRTESASSQAGKMWHHGREALGLKQKQPPNVQNMVVRDLLRAGVTGLKQTANFDQVVNYIQRSHDNTYMVVNSQQQMVGVIRYNQLSDTFFDSSIDNLVRAEDLTSPIDLAVYPDEPLSRAAEVFRSSSDDVLPVISRDEPSRLLGVIRRGDLTSLAVRFRPAN; encoded by the coding sequence ATGCCGGACGCTCTGCCTTTTGAGCTGCATTCCGCGGTTGCCTTTGGATTGCTCCTGCTGGCGGCACTGCTTGGGGGGATCGTCGCCGATCTCCTGCGGGTCCCGAAAGTCACCGCTTATCTTTTGGCGGGAGTGCTGGTTGGCCCCAGCATCGCACACTGGATCACAACCGACCAACTCCACCACTTTGCCCCGCTTACCAAGCTTGCGATGGCCTTGGTGCTACTGGAACTCGGATATCAGTTTCCGTTGGCCCACCTGCGGCCTATCCTGAGGCATGCGCTGTGGCTGAGCCTGGGAGAACTCGTGACGACCTTCGTACTCGTCACTTCAGCAGTACTCCTGTTTGATGGTGGCTGGGCCATGGCAGTACTGCTCGGTGCCCTAGCCCTAGCCACAGCCCCAGCGACCACCGTACTGGTCTTCAAGGAATCCAATTCGGAAGGCCCGGTCACCGAGCTTGCGGGTGTCTTGGTAGCTTTCAACAACATTGCTGCCATTATTGGCTTTGAAGTCTTATTCATTACGGCCCAGATGATGTCGGGCGATTTCGAGGGCCCTGCCCTGCCTGTCTTTGGGCGGCTTCTGGCCGACCTGGGCGGCGCGACACTCATGGGACTCCTCGCCGGATTGACCATCAGCTACGGTAGTGGACTGCTCAATCGTCGGCGATGGCTAGTGATGATTCTAGCTGTGGCAATCCTACTGCTAGGTCTGTGCGAAACATGGCACCTGCCCTACATGCTGACCTTCCTGGTGGCAGGGATGGTGATTGTGAATACGTCAGAATCAACCGGCCCACTCTTGCTGGAGCAAGAGAAGATTGCAGGTCTGCTGGTGGTCGTCTTCTTTACCGTGCACGGGGCCGAACTCGACTTGGCAGCATTCCTGAGCGCCGGACTACTGGGCGTCGTCTACATCGTCGCTCGCTCTGCGGGAAAGATTTTTGGGTTGAGGTGGGCGGCTCATTTGCGCGGCGAAGCGGCCACGGTGCGACGGTATTTGGGAAGTTGCATGTTGGCCCAAGCCGGCGCCGCCATTGCGCTAGCTCTGGTAGCCGCAGAGCGCTGGCCCGCCGTTGGCACTCAGATCCAAGTCATCATCTTGGGATCAGTCGTCTTCTTTGAAATTGTTGGCCCGATCTGTATTCGCTGGGCAGTCCTCAAGGCGGGCGAGGTACCCTTGGCACAGGCCATCTCCCACCGCACCGAATCCGCATCCAGCCAAGCTGGCAAGATGTGGCACCATGGCCGCGAAGCACTCGGTTTGAAGCAGAAGCAGCCCCCCAACGTACAGAACATGGTGGTTCGAGATCTGTTGCGAGCTGGCGTCACCGGTTTGAAGCAAACCGCCAATTTCGATCAAGTCGTGAATTACATCCAACGCAGCCATGACAACACCTACATGGTCGTCAATTCACAGCAGCAGATGGTCGGCGTTATTCGCTATAACCAGCTGAGTGATACCTTCTTCGATTCTTCGATCGACAATCTAGTCCGCGCCGAAGATTTGACCAGTCCTATCGATCTGGCCGTATATCCCGACGAACCGCTGAGTCGCGCTGCCGAGGTTTTTCGCTCGAGTTCCGATGACGTTTTGCCGGTGATTTCCCGCGACGAGCCCTCACGATTGCTGGGCGTGATCCGCCGTGGCGACCTGACCTCCCTGGCAGTCCGCTTCCGCCCGGCGAACTAA
- a CDS encoding integrase core domain-containing protein — protein sequence MVDFVRKWTAATDVTSKQLLTWVGLWSSTFSNWSRSYGRTYEHNGWVPRDHWLNEEEKQAILKFHFDHPLEGYRRLTYMMIDANIVACSAGTVYRVLSSAGLLRRNSRKSKKGTGFQQPLVAHEHWHIDISYLNIAGTFYFMATVLDGFSRSVVHWDIREKMEEMDIEVVLQKARERYPDARPRIISDNGPQFIAKDFKHFVRLCGMKHVRTSPYYPQSNGKIERYHRTIKSQCIRPLSPLSLEEAKRGVAKFVEDYNTVRLHSAVGYVTPQAMLEGRQQAILEERDRKVEEARMLRAQSRATKRQKATPGCSDAPLGISYANSNAAEDRALLGSNSSAASSPLTNIRGGQHEPSLVTRVPAH from the coding sequence GTGGTCGACTTCGTACGCAAATGGACGGCGGCTACGGATGTTACCAGCAAGCAACTGCTTACATGGGTCGGATTATGGTCATCGACTTTCTCTAACTGGAGTCGGAGCTACGGACGGACCTACGAGCACAACGGCTGGGTACCGCGTGACCATTGGCTCAACGAAGAGGAGAAGCAGGCCATCCTCAAGTTCCATTTCGATCATCCACTGGAGGGCTATCGGCGGCTGACCTACATGATGATTGACGCAAACATCGTCGCGTGCAGTGCCGGGACGGTGTATCGCGTACTCAGCAGCGCGGGCCTATTGCGTAGAAATAGTCGTAAGTCAAAAAAGGGGACTGGCTTTCAGCAACCTCTTGTGGCTCACGAACATTGGCATATCGACATCTCTTACTTGAACATCGCAGGAACGTTTTACTTCATGGCGACCGTACTCGACGGCTTCAGTCGTAGTGTGGTGCACTGGGATATTCGTGAGAAGATGGAAGAGATGGATATCGAGGTCGTGCTGCAAAAGGCACGAGAAAGGTATCCCGATGCGCGACCAAGAATCATCTCTGACAACGGGCCGCAATTCATCGCCAAAGACTTCAAACACTTCGTGCGATTGTGTGGCATGAAGCATGTGCGTACAAGCCCGTACTACCCGCAAAGCAATGGTAAGATCGAACGATATCATCGCACGATCAAGAGTCAGTGTATCCGGCCACTGAGCCCCTTGAGCTTGGAAGAAGCTAAACGCGGAGTAGCCAAGTTTGTGGAAGATTACAACACCGTACGTCTACATAGTGCTGTAGGCTATGTAACTCCGCAAGCGATGCTCGAAGGACGGCAGCAAGCGATCCTTGAGGAGCGTGACCGAAAGGTCGAGGAAGCCCGCATGTTACGAGCACAATCGCGTGCAACCAAACGTCAGAAAGCGACGCCGGGATGTTCGGACGCTCCGCTAGGAATAAGCTATGCTAACAGCAATGCTGCGGAGGATAGAGCACTGCTGGGAAGCAACTCGAGCGCCGCATCATCGCCGTTGACAAACATCCGTGGAGGGCAACATGAGCCCTCATTGGTCACTAGGGTTCCAGCACATTGA
- a CDS encoding transposase, translating into MSTRKILTPEQKIAIVREHLIEKVPVSEVCDKHGISVVNFYNWQKLLFENGAGAFERKKNAANVRMQQDANAAKIEKLEAKLQQKNEVIAELLQEHVELKKELGES; encoded by the coding sequence ATGTCAACACGTAAGATTTTAACGCCAGAACAGAAGATAGCGATTGTACGCGAGCACTTGATTGAGAAGGTGCCCGTTTCAGAGGTCTGTGACAAGCACGGGATCAGTGTCGTCAATTTCTACAATTGGCAAAAGCTGCTGTTTGAAAACGGAGCAGGCGCATTCGAGCGTAAAAAGAACGCCGCCAACGTGCGTATGCAGCAGGATGCCAATGCCGCCAAGATCGAGAAGCTCGAAGCGAAGCTGCAGCAGAAAAACGAAGTCATTGCCGAACTACTGCAGGAGCACGTCGAGCTAAAAAAAGAGCTTGGGGAATCTTAA
- a CDS encoding radical SAM protein: MSTSPPRAAAQHRDYTFLGLTQSLCPECRGVIPAKIIARGGRVYFRKTCPTHGVREDFVCSDVSRYDRMETSLPAKLPQQTYADPKLGCPLDCGLCTEHEQHTCIAVIEISDGCNLTCPMCYAASAPGKQHKSVEQVKAAIDRIVAAEGHVEVVQLSGGEPTLHPHLLELVEYALTQPIDYVMINTNGIRLAHDADLVAQLSQYRERVEIYFQFDSIHDDQVAQLRGQAGLLEIKLKALDRLAGAQLNVTLVATLQGGVNDSAPADLLEFARNRPHITGLSFQPATYSGRHVLPEHLEQRITFPDVVDTIAADSRNEFRANDFVPLPCAHPNCHWIGLAVRHADELLPLTQYVDAGKNLDLLANGISFTREQTHSLAQQLLARLACGPGDCCSPSQEPTGLSLPVANACSTNTQASSLEQLKPQQIEEFLQKLITRSAGARDLLRITITSFLDVYNFDVRRVMKCCTHHVLPSGHIIPFCAYNVLYRDGTARLPELRQADSGTV, encoded by the coding sequence TTGTCCACCTCACCGCCACGCGCCGCTGCCCAACATCGGGATTACACATTTCTCGGATTAACGCAGAGCCTTTGTCCGGAGTGTCGGGGCGTCATTCCAGCCAAAATCATCGCTCGAGGCGGCCGCGTCTATTTTCGCAAAACCTGTCCCACACACGGCGTGCGTGAAGATTTTGTTTGCAGCGACGTTAGCCGCTACGACCGAATGGAAACCAGCCTTCCCGCCAAACTGCCACAGCAAACCTATGCAGACCCCAAACTGGGATGCCCACTCGATTGCGGCTTGTGCACCGAACACGAGCAACACACTTGCATCGCGGTGATCGAGATCAGCGATGGTTGCAATTTGACCTGCCCGATGTGTTACGCCGCCAGCGCACCTGGTAAACAACACAAATCCGTAGAACAAGTAAAAGCGGCTATCGATCGGATTGTCGCAGCCGAAGGACATGTTGAAGTGGTGCAACTCTCCGGGGGTGAACCGACACTCCATCCCCATCTATTGGAGTTGGTCGAATATGCACTCACACAGCCGATCGACTATGTCATGATCAACACCAATGGCATTCGACTGGCGCATGATGCAGATCTGGTCGCCCAGTTGTCGCAATATCGGGAACGCGTCGAAATCTACTTTCAGTTCGATTCCATCCATGATGACCAAGTGGCTCAGTTGCGGGGGCAAGCTGGTCTACTGGAGATCAAACTGAAGGCGCTCGACAGACTCGCTGGAGCGCAGTTGAACGTCACCCTGGTCGCCACTTTACAAGGAGGCGTAAACGATTCAGCCCCGGCAGATTTGCTGGAGTTCGCTCGCAATCGCCCCCACATTACTGGCCTCAGCTTTCAGCCCGCGACCTACAGTGGACGCCATGTGTTGCCGGAACATCTTGAGCAGAGAATCACTTTCCCCGATGTCGTGGACACCATCGCCGCCGATTCACGCAACGAATTTAGGGCTAACGACTTTGTTCCGCTGCCCTGTGCGCACCCCAACTGTCATTGGATCGGCTTGGCCGTCCGCCACGCGGATGAGTTGCTACCGTTGACGCAATACGTTGACGCCGGAAAGAACCTGGACCTGTTGGCCAATGGCATTAGCTTCACGCGAGAACAAACGCACTCCTTGGCCCAGCAACTATTGGCCCGCCTTGCCTGCGGACCTGGCGATTGCTGCAGCCCGAGTCAGGAACCGACTGGGTTGAGTTTACCTGTGGCAAATGCTTGTTCCACCAACACTCAGGCCTCGAGCTTAGAGCAGTTAAAACCTCAGCAGATTGAGGAATTCCTTCAAAAGCTGATTACCCGCTCGGCCGGAGCACGCGACTTGCTCCGCATTACCATCACGTCCTTCCTGGACGTCTACAATTTTGATGTGCGGCGCGTCATGAAGTGCTGCACGCATCATGTTCTGCCTAGTGGTCACATCATTCCCTTCTGTGCGTACAACGTCTTGTATCGCGACGGCACTGCTCGCCTCCCCGAACTTCGTCAAGCAGACTCCGGCACTGTTTAG
- a CDS encoding prolipoprotein diacylglyceryl transferase, translating to MSPWRALYPVIMLVGLGLSYWALRRRYAKSPLDEEQRTAIGLAAFMGAMLGAKAPFLLSAGTLLTTSWTWLGDGKTILGGIFGGYLAVELTKWFMKIRVRTGDHFAVPVAMAVATGRLGCFVSGCCFGVATQLPWGISFPTSGDLLPRHPTQLYEFAFHATAVAILLVLEGRNLWVGYRLSLYLSSYLVYRFLTEWIRPEPHGWWGLTAYQWACLGLLVLLLYANLRQPSSQSAGSPAPPLNDPDSP from the coding sequence ATGAGTCCCTGGCGAGCCCTTTACCCGGTGATCATGCTGGTCGGCTTAGGCCTCAGCTATTGGGCCCTTCGTCGGCGGTATGCGAAGAGCCCGTTGGACGAGGAGCAACGCACCGCGATTGGTTTGGCGGCATTCATGGGAGCCATGCTGGGAGCCAAAGCACCGTTCCTCCTCTCTGCAGGTACCTTGCTGACAACAAGCTGGACTTGGCTGGGCGACGGCAAAACAATCCTAGGTGGCATTTTTGGCGGTTACCTTGCCGTAGAGCTCACCAAGTGGTTCATGAAGATCCGCGTGCGAACCGGAGACCACTTTGCCGTACCGGTGGCTATGGCCGTAGCAACGGGACGGTTGGGATGCTTCGTTAGCGGTTGTTGTTTCGGCGTGGCGACGCAGTTGCCCTGGGGCATTTCCTTTCCCACTTCCGGCGACCTCCTACCCAGACACCCAACCCAGCTGTATGAATTCGCCTTCCACGCTACGGCCGTCGCAATACTTTTGGTACTGGAAGGGCGCAACCTGTGGGTGGGCTATCGCCTATCGCTCTATTTGTCGAGCTATTTGGTTTATCGCTTCCTGACCGAATGGATTCGTCCCGAACCGCATGGCTGGTGGGGTCTAACCGCATACCAGTGGGCCTGCCTGGGATTGCTCGTCCTACTCCTATATGCCAACTTGCGGCAGCCGTCCTCACAGAGTGCCGGATCGCCAGCGCCGCCTCTCAACGATCCCGACTCCCC